The DNA region GGCCGCGCGCCCACCATGAACTCCAGCGGCCCGGGTTACCCGCTCGCCTCGCTCTACGCGGGCGACCTGCACCCCGACGTGACTGAGGCCATGCTCTACGAGAAGTTCTCGCCCGCTGGCCCCATCCTGTCCATCCGTGTGTGCCGCGACGTGGCCACCCGCCGCTCGCTGGGCTACGCCTACATCAACTTCCAGCAGCCGGCCGACGGTGagcccctgggggaggggggcggacCGACCCACctacagacaggcagacaggcaGACAGCATCCCAGCCACCCGCGCGCGCTTTCATCTCTGGCTAATCCTGCAAAATCTTCCATTTTGCAgccagggaaactgaggtccagagataCAAGGCCTTGGAAGGGGCTCCGAAAGGCCCCGGGGACAGGAACTAGCAGTTAGTGTGCTCCTACTGTGTTTTACTGGTGCTCCGTTTTCCGGAAGAGCTGTTAAGACAGTGAAAACAGCCAAGGGCTTTGGGGTCAGCCAGACCTGGGATTAGAAAGCCGGCAGCTGTGCGGTTTTGAGCAAATGAATCATTCTGAGCTTCAGTTGCCTGTCTGCAAAAGGGGGGAGGTACCTGCTTTGTAGAGTGATTGGGAGGATGAGCAATTGAAAGCACCCGGTGAGGAAGATGCCCGAGAAGACACGGGTGATGAGCGGGGCAGCCGGGAGAGCTCAGCCTCGGGCTGTGGCCTTTCCCGGCAGCCGGACCCGAGGTCTGCACCAGGCGCCTCCACCTTCGGGAACCGAGAAAAGCTGCCTGCGCTCCAGGCTCCACGACCCGTTTCTCGGAGCTGATAGGTTTAGATCAGAGCTTGTCAGCTAGGTGTtgagtggagaggagagagattaGAGCGCAGGGTTTTGTTGGAGCTCTGCCACTAGGGTGCGAGCTTGAGCAAGATTTCAGGCTTGgcatctcttcatctgtaaagtggggctaaGCCTTATTACCCAGTAGCATGGAAGGAATGGAGGGCTTTTTCTATGAAGTAGCACCTGTATCACGTGGTACATTGTAAGCCCTCGGTAAGTGCTAACCCAAGAAAAATCATAATAACTATAGCGTTCAGGTGTAAGACTCCAGAAGTATAACCAAAAAAACCTGCCCCAGCCAAGTCCAAAAGCGGGTGCCTTTACTCTGAGTCTCCTGGGAGGATGGGGAGGTTCCCTGATCTGGGAGTTTGCTGTGATGGTTCTGCTGGTTTCCCAGCAGGTGGTAGAGCTGGATTCCCCTCAGCTCTGCTTTACCCACCCACTGCCTCTTGCCATCTTCCTCCAAGCCCTGTGCAACCTGACCTTTTTGCCAGACttcatagatggagaaactgagctcCAGACAGCAGAAGGATTTTACTCCTGGATGTTTATGGCAGGACTAGGTGGAAAACCCAGACTTCTTGAAACTTGCCCACTGAGTATTCCACAGTTCCCCTCCAAACCCTCTGAAACCAGAGGTGTCCCTGAAGCAGGGGACAGCATACCACCTGACAGAAGGCTGGGCATAGGCTGTTGTTTTTAGACATACTACTGTTTACCAGACacctattttgtgccaggcacaaAGTACAAGGCGCCTTGCAcaccttatttaattttcagtctGTCTGACAACCTGGAGGCAGGTGGTATTCTCTCCCTTCGTTAGATGTAGAAAGGTGGGTAATATTGTCATCATCCCCTCTTTACAGGTGTAGAagtgggctcagagaggtgatgtTCACTGCCCCGAAAGCCATACTTCCTTGGGATCAAATCTCAACTCTGCTGCTCAGcacctctgagcttcagtttcctcaaactGCTGCCACCCTTGTCATAGGGACCCTCCTGATCTttcccctttctgagcctcagtttgcccttctgtaaaatggggataggaaTTCCTGCTCACGTCATTATGGTGAAGAGTTGAAGGAGATCCTACCTGGAAGGTGGGAGGAGCACCACACACATGAATTCTTTCTGTTTATCCCTCCTGAGGCTTCAAGCTCTTATCCCAAGTGAGACCCAGACAgtggctcttttcttttttcttttttggctcagTTCCCAACTACGCTCCTTGGGGCTCAGGGAAAGAAAATCCCCTTCACtagctcctttctctcctcttgtcCAGCGGAGCGGGCACTGGACACAATGAACTTTGAGGTGATCAAAGGCCAGCCCATCCGCATCATGTGGTCCCAACGAGACCCAGGACTTCGCAAGTCGGGTGTCGGCAACATCTTCATCAAGAACCTGGAAGACTCCATTGACAACAAGGCCTTGTACGACACCTTCTCCACCTTTGGGAACATCCTCTCTTGCAAGGTGGGTGTGCCTCTTGGGGGGGGTCTGTGTTAGACACCTGTGTGGTGGTAGAGGGATACCAAGCAGCACCTCATCGGTGAAGAGCCAGGTTCAGCAAGCACCTGAATGGTAGTTGTTCTCAGCTGTAGCGGTCACCTACGTATCAGCTGGCTCTTGCTGTGTAACCACCTCCTAACTTCGTGGCTGTCAACAACTGTGATTTATTCCGCGCGTAATTCAGCCATTGGCGGTTGGGGCTGAGTTCAGCCGAGCAGTTCTTCTGCTCTTGGCTGGGTTCCTTTGTTTGCCCACTGACAGCTGGAtggctctgcttctagggagTGGGTGGTTGTCAGCTGGACCGTCTCGGCTTTCCTCCCTGTGGGCtttcatcctccagcaggctagcccaggCTGTTCTCATGGCAGTAGCAGGGTCCCAGGAGACAGAGTGGAAGCTTGCCTGGCCTCTTGAGACCTAGGTTCAGAACTAGCGCACTGTCATTTTGTTGCGTTCTACTGACCAAAGTAAGTCATGAGAACAGCCCGAATTCAGAATGAGAGGGCAGTAGAAATTATAGGACAAAGCAAGTAGATACAGGAAGGCCATGATGGCAATGGACCAGACCTTGTCTGTAACATTTCTCTTATAATAGAATGGAAGTTTCCTAGGAGTAGGGATCTTGTTcttattcaccactgtatccAAGTACCTGAGATGTGaaaacatagtaggtgctcaataaatatttgttgagctaaTGGCTGTATCATCATTTGGGAAGGGCTGTGATCATTTCTCTGACTTTGTAGTTGAGGGTCAGGGGCCATGCAGCAGATCCGTCTGTCCTGACAGGGCTTAACCCTGGGTGTTTTGCCCGCTAGATTTTATAAGGGTGGCTGGTCAGTTACCCTGCAGCCTTTGGCATGTCCAGCCTTCTGGGGAGGCAGCAGGGGGCATGGGGAGTGATGGCATCCTCTGTGTTAGAACTCTTCCTTgactcctactatgtgccaggcacagtcctGCAGTTCTCAAGTGAGGCCTCACCACCTCCCTGTGAGTGAGGGGATATCCCTGTGACTCAGAGGGGCAAACAGACTGGAGGAGGTGCAGCAGCTGCGAAGGGCATGCCATGATAGACAGAAAGGGCTGTTTCCTGTCTCTGAGGATcaatggaaaagagagagagtctTAACTGTGTGCTAGGTTCTTACAGTGATAACAGCAGATTTATCCAGAACTTTCTAGGTGCTAGATTTTCTGCATACACAACCTCACAGAATTTCCCAAAATGGCCTCTTAAGATGCAAACAGGAGGATCCCGGAGTCACCCTGGAGGGCGGAGAGGCTCAGAGTTGGGGTTACTTGTTCACAGTTATATATTATAGGGGTGGGAGGTCAGTGGCCAAGGCAGGATCTGAACCGATGGGTTTGCTGGCTTAGCTGAAGCTAACTTAACAGGGAAGAGTATGTCTGTTCCCATTATCCAGGCCTTGAGGCTTCCTCTGGGCCACTGAGGATTGGACAGAAAGTTCTGTGAGACTCGGGCAAGTCTTTGCAGGCCTAATGAAGCCCTGTTATGGGCCTGGTTAGGTACAAGGCGTTCAGTGTGGTCCGTTCCCCTGGTGTTTGCTTTTAGGTTTTATGAGGATGGCTGGTCGGTTACCCTATAGCCTCTGGCGTGTCCACCCTTCTGGGGAGATGGCAGGGGTAGGGGGAGAGGTTGGGAGTGATGCCTCCCTCTGTGTTGGAACTATTCCTTGCATGCTACCAAGTGCTCTCAGGCTGGTTGGAGATGGTGAGACTTTTAGGAACAGCTGGACATTGGGCTCTGAGGGGAATGCATGGGGATCCGGGGAGTCAAAGACCCAGAAAGGAGAGTGCCCTGGGGCTGAGGAAAGGTTTCTGAGGCACTGTGGAACTCCACTAGGCTTGGGGTCACGCCACTCAAGTTCAGAGGTCAGCCCAGCCTACCGAGCAGAGAGTCAGCATGACATAGTCAGCCAGACCTTGGACTTTGGGGCCAAgtgtcctgggttcaaatcctgcctcttccACTTCCTGGCAGTGTGGCCTTGGGCTGGTTGtttaacctctccatgcctcagcttcctctctaTAAGGGGGCAGTGGTAGAACCTTCCTCTTAGGGTGGCTGTGAATGTATGTTAACTCACATAATCTTCACAATATAGATAGCCCTCGAAAGAGTAGCGAGCATCTCATTAGTCATCTACAGGAATCAAATAGTTACTTCTGCTGGCTGGCCGACCTCGGACAAGtcatttattcccattttccccAGTCGGGCAGCTGGGGCTCAGAGGTTAAGAACTGCCTGGAAGGGTTCTGATGACAAATATAACAGTATGTGATGCCCTTAGCAggtgcttggcacagagtggaACCCAGTCAATGTGATTAAATCTGAATGACAGGCCTGGGCTTGAGTTGAAAGCTGAGGGACCCTGCTTGGGGCTGGAGGGGTGCGTGTTGGGTGTGGACTTGGAAGCAGGACTCGTGAAGGGCCAACTGGAGAGCCTCAAATGCCACGTTGGTATAGTTCTGTGGATTGTAGGAGCTACTGGAGATTATTTCCCAGAGGCACATGATCACAGTTACATTTGGGAAAAAGCGTCCCAGCGGTCGGCCCAGAAGCTGGGTTGGGAGGCTGGGGTGGTGGTCGAGGCAGAAAATGTCACTTAGTTGAGCCGGGGCGGTGGCTGCAGGGATGAGTGGAGCCGTGGACCCCATGAGATGGTCATTAGGGGTCTTAGTGCAAGTTCAGCCAGAGGGACAGGAACTCTGTGAACTGAAGATCTTTCCCATTCGCGAGGTCTGTCCTAACTTGAGTCGGGAGCCCTACAGAATGGGGGTAGTATGTTTGTGGGTCTTTTCAAAATTCGAAACAAGTTTGCTGTTGAAATAATAGATTAATTGGTAAAGTTTAAACAACCTGGaaaggaataaagtaaaaaagcTTTCGTCGCTTTCAACTCTAGTTCCCGGAAATAATTATTAACcgttttgtgtgtgtctgttttaaaaatttccctgccaagatatggaagcaacctaagtgtccatcaatgggtgAATAGATGAAGACaatgtggtttatatatacagtggaatactactcagccataaaaagaatgaaattttgccatttgcagcaatgtggatggacttggagggcattatgctaagtgaaataagtcagacagagaaagacaaacactatatgatatcacttacatgtggaatctaaaaattacagCAGAcgagtgaatataataaaaaaagaagcagactcacgaATACAGAggacagatacagagaacaaactagtggttaccagtggggagggggacgaggggcaatataggggacggggagtgggaggtacaaactattgggtttAAGATAGgctccagggcttctctggtggcgcagtggttgagagtccgcctgccgatgcaggggacacgggttcgtgccccggtccgggaagatcccacatgccatggagtggctaggcccgggagccgtggccgctgagcctgtgcgtctggagcctgtgctctgcagcgggagaggccacaacagtgagaaacctgcgtaccgcaaaaaaaaaaaaaaaaaaagataggctccaggatgtattgtacaacacagggaatcgagccaatattttgtaatcactgtaaatggaaagtaaccttttaaaaatggtatataaatgaaaaataataataaccatcccacactttctctcttcctgctttccttccttctttctttcccctcttcctcactttctcaatctctctctatttctttgtctctctcgCTCTCACTTTCCAAAAGTTTCCCCTAAATATGTATTTCTTGTGTTAGCGGAAACACAATTGAATGTTACCAAAAAATGCCAAACGGTTTCTCAAAAGCATAGATGCCCACTTTAACCCAAATGGgcttgattttttccccccacttaACAGTATACCTCACAGGTAACCCTGCCAGCCGTGAAATCTACCACATTCTCTTCAGCTATGCACATACAGCAGACCAAGATGAATATACTGTAATTTACTGAACCAGTCTCCTCTGGATGGATCTCGGGTTGTTTCTAACTTGCAGTTAGAAACAAAGATGCAGAAAGGGGGGAAGGTGGCTGGAATCTAATCCTTTTATCCATTGCTTTAGGAAGATCGTTAAAAGCTGGTCTGTGGTATAGATGAGATCTGCGTTCAGTCTGAGGACTCTATCCCTCCTTACTGTGTGATCTTAAGCAAGTAGATTGACCCCTTTGAGCTTTCGTTTCCCATCTCTAAAATAGGGCTGTTGTGCGAGATAGGATTGTCTTCGCAGGCACAGAGCAAGCACTCAGATATTAGTCGTTATTGCCGTTGCCATTCTTGTTCTCTGTTGGATGCTCTTCATGTCCTGTTTCCCTGTGGCCCAGGTGGTGTGTGATGATCATGGCTCCCGAGGCTTTGGCTTTGTGCATTTTGAGACCCACGAGGCTGCACAGAACGCCATCAGCACCATGAACGGGATGCTGCTGAATGACCGCAAAGTGTGAGTGGTGGGATATGGGTGGCACCAGGGCTAAAGGAGCAGAATCATGGTACCACCAACTTAGGACCCATAGGACTGCCACCGTCTAATGGGCGCCTGGCACTGAGCAGCTGCTGGTATTCTTCCTGGCAGTATGGCCTCGGACGTGTTGCTCCATCTCCCAGGGACTCCCTTTCCTCAAGTACAACATGGGGCTGCTGGTATGCGTTAGAGGAGCTCTGAGTAGCAAGTGGGGCGATGCTTTAGAAATTCTAGCAGGAACAGCTAATGGCCACATCATCAGTGGACAgagtgatttttgtctgttttccaaCCTTCTCAGCATGGCTGTGAATTTTATTAAACCTTTTGTTTCCTGAGATCTGGGGACAGGAAGGAAGGTTGGCATATGCTTAGCCTGCCATTTTCATGCCTTTAAGTTTGGCAtcatccccacttcacagatgggaaaGTTGAGGTGCAGATGCTGGAGAGAATCTGCTCTGGCTGTTGCCTCCCCCAGTTCTGGTTCTGCCCGTCAGATGGCCCAGCCCCATGCCCGAGACTGAGTAGTGGAGGA from Tursiops truncatus isolate mTurTru1 chromosome 15, mTurTru1.mat.Y, whole genome shotgun sequence includes:
- the PABPC1L gene encoding polyadenylate-binding protein 1-like isoform X2 — protein: MNSSGPGYPLASLYAGDLHPDVTEAMLYEKFSPAGPILSIRVCRDVATRRSLGYAYINFQQPADAERALDTMNFEVIKGQPIRIMWSQRDPGLRKSGVGNIFIKNLEDSIDNKALYDTFSTFGNILSCKVVCDDHGSRGFGFVHFETHEAAQNAISTMNGMLLNDRKVFVGHFKPRRERDAELGARAMEFTNIYVKNLHVDVDEQCLQDLFSQFGKILSVKVMRDDGGHSRGFGFVNFETHEEAQKAVTDMNGREVSGRLLYVGRAQKRVERQNELKRRFEQMKQDRLTRYQGVNLYVKNLDDSIDDEKLRKEFSPYGVITSAKKRRRRP